Proteins co-encoded in one Mobula hypostoma unplaced genomic scaffold, sMobHyp1.1 scaffold_75, whole genome shotgun sequence genomic window:
- the LOC134341839 gene encoding zinc finger protein 239-like → MAHQRVHIGERPFTCSDCGKGFTVSSQLLRHQSVHTGEWPFTCSVCGKGFTQSCNLKIHQRVHTGERPFTCSDCGKEFTCSFNLKVHQRVHTGERPFTCSDCGKEFTQSSQLIVHRRVHTGERPFTCSDCGKGFTESYQLKVHQRVHSGERPFTCSDCGTGFTQSSQLKVHQRIHTGMRPFTCSVCGEGFTKSSAVLRHQSVHTGERPFTCSVCGKGFVESFELKVHQRVHTGERPFTCSDCGKGFIQSSHLKAHQRVHTGERPFTCSVCGKRFTCSPHLLRHQSVHTRE, encoded by the coding sequence atggctcaccagcgagttcacatcggggagcggccgttcacctgctcagactgtgggaaaggattcactgtgTCATCTCagttactgagacaccagtcagttcacaccggggagtggccattcacttgctcagtgtgtgggaagggattcactcagtcatgtaACCTGAagatacaccagcgagttcacactggagagaggccattcacctgctcagactgtgggaaggaattcacttGCTCATTtaatctgaaggtacatcagcgagttcacactggggagaggccattcacctgctcagactgtgggaaggaattcactcagtcatctcaactgataGTACAtcggcgagttcacactggagagaggccattcacctgctcagactgtgggaagggattcactgagtcatatcaactgaaggtacatcagcgagttcactctggggagaggccgttcacctgctcagactgtgggacgggattcactcagtcatctcaactgaaggtacatcagcgaattcacactgggatgaggccgttcacctgctcagtctgtggggagGGTTTCACAAAGTCATCTGctgtactgagacaccagtcagttcacactggggagaggccattcacctgctccgtgtgtgggaagggattcgtaGAGTCAtttgaactgaaggtacatcagcgagttcacactggggagaggccgttcacctgctcagactgtgggaagggattcattcagtcatctcatctgaaggcacatcagcgagttcacaccggggagagaccgttcacctgctcagtctgtgggaagagattcacttgcTCACCTcatctactgagacaccagtcagttcacaccaggGAGTGA